Below is a genomic region from Acomys russatus chromosome 3, mAcoRus1.1, whole genome shotgun sequence.
TTTCTTGCAGCCTCTAGTCTGGGTTCTTAGACCCAGGCCATTCCAGTAGAGATAGTTAGGGCCCAAACTAAAGCCTTAGTCCTCCCGAAAAGCAACAACGCCAAACTTTATTAgatactatctatctatctatctatctatctatctatctatctatctaacctGTAACTAGAACTTTCCACCCTAACCCACAAAAACTATTTTCCTCATCTAAACTCTGCAAATACTTTCTACATTTCCCATCAGGCTTTCCGAATACGACTTAGCTCTGATTCATGAATGTCCAAATATGTTCCCTAAATATTTAATGTGCTTAGTGGTTTATTGCTTCTGTTTTAAAGTACACCAGCCAGAATCTCCATGAGCAAGTGCTGAGAAGGCTCTGTTTTCTATAGAGGTACACAGGCACAGTGGAAAGCAGATGTCCTGTGTCAGGACACAGAACTCGAGCCCCTTGACAAGTCACCTGTGTTGAAGGGTTCTTCCCAAAGGAAGCAATTATTACTGAAAACATGAGAAGGCAGGAGTTCAACTCactaaaaaaaatatgaacttgGGTGCAGCGGTCGCGGGTCCACATGGTGGGTGCGGGTCCACggggttcaaaagatgaggtcctcagtGCATTTTGaagatgattgtgttccagagctacacagaaatgttcacccctgagAACGACCTGATTTGGAGGAAATGCTtagcgcaatgtattagaaatacccaagcctaGACCATCCAAGATGGTGTCAATCCCACACTGTGTATTATCCCAGAACAGTAGTGACTGCACAGTCActaaaggaccatactgagagctccaaaacacacaGCCgatgtttcccagaaagaaggaaatccctTCATGTGGACCACCCATGCCCTCCCGCCGCAGGACCATGGGACCACGCTCCagtgagcccccatggaccctaggccgccactgccactgctgcttcTTTTTCGGTTGCAGTGCAGGCTAAGGAGATGGCATTCCAGGAGGGGGTGCTGTTAGAGTCGAGCCAAGTGAGGACCTCCActcaccagcctgggctatgctcagtgctgagagctggatcGTACAGGGGCATCACTGAGGCAGGGggcccatggcagatggagcatgtgatggaaccagagactcaggaggtaagagtcaacagagccacaagttccccaggacaagaagctgagctgggccaacatcaatgatTTCTGTGAgcaactcaatgaagactttgaggggcctccacttgccacctgcttgatggccaaCAAAATCCAGTACCCACGGGAGTGGGAGGACGTCCAGgccttgacagccagcaacaatctggcaaattgaatgggagcaggagggctggccctgaggacacagaagtgggagagctggccccgaggacacaggagtgggtgagccagctctgccctgatgatatgggagcaggtgagctggccatgccctgaggacactggagcaggagagcaggcccttccCTGAAGACATGGGAGCCGGCCCTGATCCAGTCCTTTGAGTGGACCTCatcccaacatctatcccatgtatgacctgctataacacatgaaggggccagacctgcagattcaaagattaagaatctccttgagacatggcaacaatgggatatccaacagcagtcccagtgaggatccagtaataatagtgtaggcctcaaaccagacccatgactcgtagcaatgaacatttgaaagccaacatatgtggacaaaaggctctaccgcgtgatacactacagcttctgtgacaagatattttttttgttgttggttttttattttactggggggagaagagggattttggtgcacgATGTGTAAATCACAGACACtcagtaaaagttaaaaaaaatatgatgttGACTCAGAATGCTCACTTGACACCACCAAGCAGAAGTCAGGCTCTTCTCGTTTATTAGAACTGAAAACGCAAGAGGGATGATTGTGATTCTTAACCTTCTATGTCAGTGGTACTGTGACCTCCACATTGCCGCACATATCTCTGCTACAGAAAGCGGCATGAGAGGAACTGTGAGTGTCACAGTTCTGGGAACTCCTctattgatggacatctaggttgattgCATGTCCTTAATATCATGCATAGAGCTGTAGCAAACACGGATGAGAACATATGTACATAGAGTCCTGTGAGTCCTGTGAGTCCTGTGAGCCCAGGAGTTGTATCACAGGGTTACACGGTAGCTCTGTTTAACTCTTTGAGAAACTTCTGtgctgattttcatagtggctgctCTAGTTTACACTCACACAAACTGAGCACATAGGCTCCTCTTtccacacatcctcaccaccatttgttttctttctttattcttaaaagctttttattgactctttgcaaatttcacatcatgtaccccaatcccactcatctccctgtcctgtTGTATCTGCTCTCCTTCCTTGCAACCTttctcccaaaagaaaaagacacacacacacacacacacacacacacacacacacacacacacacacttatgcatgtATAATACTGTACTTAGACATCAGTCATCAGCATAAGCAAGACCTCAGGGTTACAACTATTGCTTTGGTCCTCTTTgtttctcatcttcctttttctcattcCTTCTTGGTCCTCCCACTTGACACCTCATTGCTCAGGGCCCTTCTTTCTATGGGTTCAGATCATGAGAAGGCCCAGAGACAGTGGACAGTATCACTCTTAGGCTGCAGGTCCTGGATTGTATACTAAGCAGGATATGGCCAAAATTCAGTATTTTGATATACAAGCAGAAACCAAACTAATACAAAGGATAGTTCATTCCATTCCCTTTAGAACTTGACATCACCCATCTACCAGACTGGATGTACATTATTCTTGGCttttgtcttagttggggtttctactgttgtgatgaaacaccatgaacgTCATTATGGGTAGGGAAgtgtttattcagcttacattttcACAACACCcttgatcatttaaaaaaaaaaaaaaaaaagaaaaaaagaaaaagaaaagtcaggaaTGGACCTCAcacaggaaccaggaggcaggagctgatgcaaaggccacagTAGAGTGCTGCTCACAGACTTGTTCCTCCCGGCTTGTTCAATGTGCTTTCTTATAAACAGAGACCTTCTGTACAGGTGTGGTGTCACCCACAAAGGGCTGTGCCTTcacacatcagtcactaattaagaaaatagagAACTAGGcccatcttctcccactgaggccagacaaaggaGCCCAGTTAGGGGGATGGGGTCAAAacggaggcatcagagtcagagaggactCCCTTTCCATTGTTGGGGCATCCACATGATGATCAAAATTcacatatgctacatatgtgcagtggGCCTAGGACcggtccatgcatgctctttgcttggtggttcatTCTCTGGAGTCCTCATGGGCTCAGTTTAGATGACTCAGTAggtcttgtggagttcctgaccaCTGTGGCTGTCTTTTCTGAGAGAGGATGCGTGTAGTTCTGCTTTGAGTTCATGTAGCAGGATGGCTTGGTACGCATGGGGACCCTGCCCCTTCTCTGAGGGGAAGGACAGGGGAGAATAAGGAGGACAGGTGTGtgggggactgggagaagaggcagTGTGTTCCAATCAGGGAGTGagtagaataaaattttaaaataaaaaattaatactgtaaaagaaaggcagagagagagagagagagagagagagagagagagagagagagagagagagagagagagagagagagagagagagagagcgctacatgctatggaggcatttctcaactgaggcttcttcTCCAGTGACTCTATCTTATGTGAAATTGATACAAAACTATTCCATACAACTTTGTAACTCTTGTCATGCATTCAGTGTAACAGCATGATTTCCTTATGTATTGTGTGAGATGGGCTCCTGGCTCCATTATTTGGTGCTACCAATCTAGCTGCAGAGAGCATCCAAGTCGCTGGCCTTTCATGGACTTGTGTGATGCTATCACTGGTATATGTCCTGGGATTGAACCTTCTGGAACACAGGTCAGTCCTATGCTGATGTCTAGGAGTACATCCTGGCTTAGCTTTATCATGTTCATAACCTCATGGCACCCTATTACTCTAGTTCCTGCCTTTTCCCAGTAAGGTTACCTTCCCGGTTAGAAATTAATGGTGTTTCAtgtgcatttttttctgattataacTTACTCAATAATTTTATCTGAATTACAGGAATTTTTTATCCAGTTATTTGTACATGTGCTCATGGTTCaggcagaagacaactttctggagtcagttctctcctccaccaCGTGAGTTCCAGGaagaactcaagttgtcaggcatggcagcaagacctttacccacagagtcatctctgaGGGCCCTGATTACAGAGCTTTTCATCTGTCCTTCTTCACTCCCTGTTCATTCATGGTATTTTTCTTTCAGCCTTATGGTTTTGTTCAATATATGTAATTGAGTAACTCCTATCTTATGCCACAAGTTGAAGCATTGCTCTTCCTTCTCATTGGTCATTAATTCATGATTCCAAAACAATTACAAGTTATGGGACAATTGGATGTTCATATATAAAAGAATTGCATTGGGCTTCTATATCCTACCACATATAAAATGTAATTCATACTGGACTCCTTAAATATAAAAGTCAGAAACCATTAAAGCCTTGGAGGAAAACATaggggctgttttttttttttttttcctgaccttgGCATTGGCTGGAATTCTTAGCTGTGGCCTGGATACAACATGATAAGAACAGAATTGATCAAGGGGCATgccactgaaaaacaaaatctgtgtGCATGAAAAGACATGGCCAAGAAAGCAAAGATACAATCAGTACAGAATGTCCACAATAGGAAAAgcggcagagacagagaggagattgGTGGTTatgcagacagaggaaggaagaatggagagcCATTTCTTAATGCCTATGCAATGTGTTTGAAAAGGGATGAACACATGACAATGATATGATATGCTGCTGATTCTTACCCATAAATTGTTGATATTGTTATAAGGATAATTGCAAAAAAAATCCCGAAAAGCCACAATAGCAGATACTATTCAACTAATAAACTTATGGCACACAATTaaacatgtctttattttttaaatttccttctatgTGCGTGACTATGAGTGAGGAAGACCAAGCACATTCAGTAGCCAGTAGAAGCCAAAAATGACACCAAGGCCATGAAACTGGAGTTTAAGAAGGTTGGAGCAGCCATGTGGTGGTGGGAAATGTGCCTGGGCCCTGTGTTAGAGCTGGAAGCTCTCCTGACTATTGACCCTTCCCTCAAGCTCCATTATGATTCTCTTACACAGTGAGATCACTTCTAGTTGCCTTTAAATTATTGGCTGTAAGTTGCCCCTACCAGAGGCATAGCATAGGCTACAGGGCATCATTAGGTTTAACCTGGCAAAGGGCACAATGATTGTTGTGATAGAAAGAGACCAATGCAGGCATCATAAGATCAGGCTGCCAGGAGGAAGTTTTCTCAGCTTGGAACATAGCTTCCCCTTATTTGCACACCCTCACAGAATGTTGAAGAGATGCTGAAGAGAGAACTGCACCCTATGTAGTTAATGTGCCTTTATGGAGATGAGAACCTGCCACAGAACAGGatgctgttggttttgttgtgcctgatgaagaaaaggaaggggtggTCAGCACAGAACACTGGGCATAGGCTAGCACAATCTGGGGAAACGTGAGCAGCTGACCCTGCTGCAGCCTCAGTGCCATCCTCATTGACCTCCACCACACTCTTGTGAACAAACATGGTCACACAGAGGCCTCTCTCCGGGAACATGGCTGATAAGTCAGCTGTGTCCTCATGGAAGACATCCACCACTCCCAACTTCGGGAACAGAGATTTCATGTCATAATCCTCTTGCAGTGTAAATTTTGGAAGGTAAACATAAATCCAAGTTTTCTTCATAAAACCAGGTTTGGTCCAGGCTGTTAACTTCTCAAAAGTGAGATTGTTTTCTACCTGAAAAAGTAGAAGTAGAGACTTTCAGACTCATAAGTGAGGTCTTACCTAGAGCCACATGGGCACTTCATGGTCACAGAACCTCCAACATCTTACAAGGGGCACTGCCTATTCACATATCCAGTGTGAGGGTCCCATTGTCCTGCTAGCCTGTATGTGGCTTACCTGATGGACATGGGCACCAAGCAACTGAGGATAGGAAGACTTGCCTGTCCTCCCCTAAATCACTGTGAGGTATCTTTGATTCCTACAGGTTTTCATGTCCAGGTGACTGTGGTTAAGGTTCtgtctgattttgttttcttgaactAGACTTAGTTCTAAAGACAATAAATCATTTGTgctgaaataaaacttaaacatGAAGATAGAAAGGACTCTTGGTGTGAGCCAAACCAGAAGGGAGGTCAACCCAGGGAGGAAATGTATTGCTCTGTGTGCTGTTATGGGTTGAATGTAGAAATACACTCAAAGGCTCATAATGAACCCTTGTTCTGAAGCTTGTGGCAACTTTTAGGGAGGCACCTAATACTTTAGAGTAGAGATGGGGTTAGCTGGATAAAGGAATTAATTGCTGGAGCTGTACTTCAGGTGTGCATCATCCACCCtttgtcctttctcctttctctacctcctgaAAACTAAGGGGGCCATATTCTCTTCCACATTCACCAGGCCAATGAGTGATGGAGCCAGGTAACTTGAAGTGAACTCTCTGAATCTGTTTGCTgagagaaatcctttctcctgTAGGTTGTTcatgtcaggtgttttgtcaggGATGAGAAACTAGCTATCACCATAGAGAAGCAATGCCACAGCTGAATGCAGAGAGCCAGGGAGCTGCTCTGCTTACAAAGACCCCTGAGGTCCTTCATACGCCACTGCCCACCATACAGAGGATGGCTCCCCCACTGTGGGAAATCCTGCTACAAGAAAGTCCAAAGTGTGACACAATGACCTTCCTGACTCTGCCCTCCCAGCTgcaccctcttcttcctctttgttagACAAATGTAATAACTTTTTGTCTATTTTATGTTCTCagatattacataaaataatgacaaaaatcgTGACACAGATTATAGTACAGTGAGTATTTCCCACGCACTGTGCTATGTACTGTTTGAGTTCTCCTCATTTCATCCTCTGTAATAAACATCTCTTAAGTTATGTCATTTGCCAGGTGCAGAGAACCCACAAAGGGAGCCCTGGACACAGTTTCAGCCCAAAGCCCAGAGCCCACACATAACTCAAGTCTGGGTCTGTGAGTGCCACCTTCTCTAATAGTCATTGCCAAGGTGACAACATTGAGTTCTGTTCTAATGATAAGTGAGCCCAGGGAtgcttgattttctcaaagacattTAGAGTGGTCAGTGATACAGACTCTTATTCCTCACCTTGCTGAGGTCCACACCTTCCTTTGGGAGCAGGATGAACATGCTCAGCTCCATGCCCTCATAGGGTATCTCCAGTATTTCTGCCTGTACTTCATTCACATATATGAGGTTAAACATGTTTTCCTGATTCATCATCTGCACTGGCCTTTCCTCCTTCTGTACAGACAAAAACATGCCATAAACAATATTATTGAAAGTCTTCAAGATTTCCAAATTAGCTGCAGTTAATTTCGGCAGTCACTGTAATATCAACATTATTCATATTCAGGTGAGCACTTAGAAAATGTCTGCTagcctctttttggttttgttacaAATAAGTGTAAGCCAGTACGGGATTGTATCTCTTAACACTTATCCtatgtgatgaaacatcatgtcAAAAAACAACTTTGGTTGGAAAGGGTTGATTTCTTATTTCAACTCTCAGGTCACAATACGACACTGTTGGCAGACAGAGCAGGAACTCCGGCTGAAGACGCGGAGAAAGACAACTTATTGACATGTCCCCATGGCTTTCCCAGCCTGGTTTCTTACATAACTCAGAACCATATACCCAGAGTTGTGCACCATTCATAGTGTGCTGGGCTCTCCTCAAGCAAtcataaacaaaagaaatgccCAAAAGATTTGCCTTTAGACCAATTTTATGGAGGTAATTTTTCAAATAAGAATAATCTTTTTCTAACTTTTCTCAGATTGACACACAGaatcacacaaagacacacatggaccaacagacagacaacacacacacacacgcacacacacacacacacacacaaaagcaaaaacaaaaagtgaaaccCCAAAATAATCAGTACATGAGCTAACTACAGAAAGATGATGCATTATCCAGAGAAGGATGTGGATCATTCAACCGTTACTATTTAAGAATCCTAGGTTTGGGTTTAAATGATCCACAAAGGCTCATGCTCCAAAGCCTTTGTCCCCACATAGTGACCACTGAGAGCTAACCAAACTTCCTGGAGGTGGAGACTAATGGCAGGGAAGTTACATATTGGAAAGGATGTTCCCCTGAAGGACATATTGACCTGCAgccccttcctgtttctctcttttgcttcctgacCGCTGTGAGGTGGGCAAGCCTCCACCATGCATTTCTGCCATGCTGTACTACACCACCACAACCTGGACTGGACCAACTGACCCAGAAGGAAACTTCAGGATCCATCAGACTAGATAAACACTTCCTACATTAAGTTGACTATGTCAGTTGGTTACTCTAATGGAAAGAAGACTAGTACATCACAACTAGACTTTAATCAATTAATACAGTCAACATTATATCTAAAGAAACAGTGCAaccaactataaaaaaaaaacaaaacattttcataaagTAGACTGGAATATTTTCATGGCTTTGTGAATGAGACTACAGGCAGATACTTCCTCTCAGATAACAGCCTGGCAACAGGAGCACACATGCTCAAAGGTTACAATGGGTTACACCCTTCTAATCAATCACAGAACAAAAAGCTCAAGAGGACATATACCCACAGGCTTAGGGCAGAGCTACATCCTCCTAGAGAATTGGAAAGAAGGGAAATCCCAAGTTAAGTTACTACAAATGTGAACCATATGGGCAGATCTCCACGTATCTTTGTGATGCAGAAAAAGTGTGATAATCCATCACACTGCAGAAAGTGCTTTTTATCCCATTACAAGTTGGGGGCCTTCTGCATAGAACCTTATGTATTTGCTTATCATTTATTCCAATTGGTTCATTTCTAATAATACTTAAGTAGtacttaaataaagaaatgtgcCATTTGGGAAGATTTTAATTACAGTGAATACAAAATTTTCCTACAGGCCATCCATAACATGGAttaagtttttgaaaaaaataagtcatttttttcaaacttttttagAGTATGGCTAATAAAAAAGGGAATGGGAAGTTTAACATTCACAAACTCCAAATGCATTAAGTTAAATTTTGTAGGAATTGGACGAAAGCTACTTTAATTCAAATTATACTCTAAATAAGACTGAGATCTTTatcactcattttctttatttaaagagCTATGAATACTACTTAATAATGATAAATTGAACAATAATTTAAATGgttctattttaaatgaaaaatgtgaaGTAGGTATATGTTTGTGCATTCTTTCTACTTTGTGTCCATAAATAGATTATACTACATTAGCAGCTCAGTTTTCACTTTTTCTTGAACTTAATGGGACATTAGGTTTCTTCTATGAGGCAAACCCAAAAGTTTTATGAGAAAATTTCAGAAGTAGTTAAGAGCtatcaacagaatacaaaatcACACAGGCAGTAGttactatttatttctatattaacTTCATGAAGTTtagattttaattcagaaatagaaatctcaaaatgttttctgtgctcTCCTGAATTTCTTCTTCCTGGGCTCTGATGACCCCCGGCACCCACACAGGATATACAGTCTCTACTACTGAGACATGAGCTGCATAGTCACGATTACCACTTTGTAGGCCGTTTCTTCACTGCATGGACTTTTGGATACTGGTCCTtacctcatttattttaaaaggcatttccCTGGTGGTTTCTCCATCAAAAGGTTGATACcactttccttttaaatataagGCATTGACAAGAATCAGCCTGGTTCCTGGATCAACAGAGTCACCTGACAACAGCTCTGGAATTTTTCCTTTTGAGGAAGCAGAGACTTCATTTAGGTTCCTTAGTACAAGTGTGAGAAATAAACTGATAGGATATTTGGGCAGATCCAAACATCATGTTTTGATATTTACTGAATatggataaacaaattaaaaataagtcaaaaCAATACACCAACATCCATGTTTGACTAGAGGCCATGCACACTTGGAGAACATTGCcaaggtgaggagagagagagacttgtaaGTCTCTCAAGGAAAgcaggttggaaaaaaaaaaacagctcctgggtggagaagaaaacaagcaggaAATGTGGAAGAGGTGAGAGGGGAGCAGGGTTACCCGCTGGAGTGGCTACTCCTGGTCCTCATCTGGACTGGTTATGGAATCAGCTAAGAGACATGTCTGGCCGGTCTGTGAGGTCTTTTCCCAGAAGAAGTAAGTAATGGAGAGGAATCGCCTCAGAGTGGGCAACACCCTGTTGTGATGATTGAtccaaaagcaagagagagaagcaacagtgcttttgtctgcctgcctcagaCGTTGTTGCTGAGTGCACTGTACAAAGCACCTGCCAATTTTACCTGACAATCGATCTGCCCATCATGAGGATGAAGACTAGTGGCTCTGCAGAATCCTCTAGGCCTTGCATGCCAGACTAAGACTGCTGAGGTGTCCACTGCATAGACTGAGCAGCTCCCACATTCTTAGCCCCTCCACATGAGGATGGACAAAAGCTGAGTGCTCAGCTTATACTATGTGTGTCCATCTATTAAAACTCAtctataatatgtatttattctgttcctctagaggacccGACTAGTAAACTAATGTTAAATTTAGCGTCTACTCTAGCACTCCACGGTCATGCCCAGTTCTATCCTCCTACAACATGGCAGAGACTCAAAGTCAGAAAGCGTTTCATGGAGGAGGTCTTCCTAGTCTACACTCTGGAGTGCTGTCCATCCCTGGAAGATGTAATGCAGGTAAGAAGATAGATTCCCATCTCCCCTTTTGAGGAGTATCCTTTCCCTGATGAAGACAGTCCTTGCTAACTCACAATATCAAGTGTTCCCAAGAGGTACAGACtccaaaagaaatggaaaaataattgttgaatgaaagaaaaattttgagGATCATCCAAGTTGGCATCAATTGcactgtgtctgatctgcagaacagcaatggctgcacagccaccaaaggaccatactgagagctccaaaacacactgctggtgtttcccagaaagaaggaaatcctgtcatttgGATTGCCCATGCCCTCCTCCTGCaggaccatgctccagtgagccCCCAGGGACCCCGGAATgctgccacagccaccacagATTCTTTTTGGGTTGCAGCCTGGGGCAGTGAGGGGCAAGGAGATGGGCATTCGAGGCGGGGGTGCTGTTTGAGTTAAACCCAAGCGATGACTGCACCActcacaccacaggcctcatgcacctcctctcactggcctgggctATGCTCAGTGCAGGGAGCTAGCTCGTGAAGATATAGATACTAGGGGTAGCACCAAGGAGGGGGCCCATGGTGTATAGAGCACGTGATGGAACTAGAGACTTGGGAGGCgagaatcaacagagccacaagttccccaggacaagaagctgagcagggccaacatcaatggtttctgtgagcaactcagtgaagactttgaggggcctctaCTTCCCATCTGCTTGATGGCCCAGAAGATCCAGTACCCTCAGGAGTAGAGGGCCTTCCAGgccttgacagccagcaacaatctgACAAATCGCtggccctgtcttggaaacatgGGAGCAGCAGAGAAGGCCCTGCCATGATGCAACAGGAGTGGGAGAGcatgccctgccctgaggacataacaatgggtgagctggccctgtccaATGacagggagcaggtgagccagccctgccctgaggacacaggagcaggagagccagccctgccatgatgacatgggagtgggagagtggaccctgccctgaggacatgggagcaggtgagctggccctgccatgatgacacaagAGCAGGAGAatgggtcctgccctgaggacagaggagcaggtgagctggctctgccatgatgacatggagGGGGAGAGTGGACCCTGCCCTGAGGatgtgggagcaggtgagctgccATGATGACATAGAAGTGGGAGAGCCATGCCTGCCCAGAGGACAAGTGAGTGGGCCCTGactcagggctctgagtggacctcaccctaacatctaccccatgtatgacctgctggaacacatgaaagaGCCAGACCtgaagattcaaagattaagaatctccttgacacatggcaacaacaggatatctgtcagcggtcccagtgaggatctggtaacaatagtgtaggcctcaacccagacccatgactcataaaatgaacatttgaaagtaaacatatgtggacaaaaggctatattgcatgatacactacagcttctgtgacaagaaaaaagagagaatgaaaatttTTCATTCAGTGCTGACTTCCAGCAGAAATAGGAATGTACATAGCAATGCAAAGGCATCTGAACGGTTTAAATATCAAGCAATTGTCTCAGTGATCTGAAAGACCACGGCTGCAAGATGTCATCTCTGACA
It encodes:
- the LOC127210114 gene encoding serpin B9-like, which codes for MSTVCEANGTFAIQLLKMLCQHDPFKNVCFSPVSISSALAMVLLGAKGDTAAQIAQALGLSPEKDVHQGFQLLLSHLNKPGRKYALRMANRLFAESTFELLPAFKESCLQFYHSEMEQLSFVTAAEESRKHINTWVSKQTEGKIPELLSGDSVDPGTRLILVNALYLKGKWYQPFDGETTREMPFKINEKEERPVQMMNQENMFNLIYVNEVQAEILEIPYEGMELSMFILLPKEGVDLSKVENNLTFEKLTAWTKPGFMKKTWIYVYLPKFTLQEDYDMKSLFPKLGVVDVFHEDTADLSAMFPERGLCVTMFVHKSVVEVNEDGTEAAAGSAAHVSPDCASLCPVFCADHPFLFFIRHNKTNSILFCGRFSSP